From the genome of Papaver somniferum cultivar HN1 chromosome 2, ASM357369v1, whole genome shotgun sequence, one region includes:
- the LOC113349470 gene encoding purine permease 3-like, with translation MATSEMNLETLDNLGTIENCKSKPTKHKNWLLICINCAIVFCGVIGSPLLLRLYFLHGGNRKWLSSWIQTAGFPVLILPLIFLYIRSELLATRNNDHVSPFLMEPRLFLSSAAIGFLYGVVNFMYALGLSYIPVSTSSILCATQLCFSAFFAWLIVKQKFTAFIINAIVIMTLGSVLLGINSDGDRPVGVSKSQYLIGFLMTLGSAALSGLIMPLIELAFSKATRSITYSTLLQFQITLAISANALNIIGMLINKDFQAIHREANEYELGKTKYYIILFFTAFTFQLMTMGVLGVILCTSALFNGIFTSALIPFTQVAAVIFYHEQFTGLKGMTLALCLWGFCSYFYGEYKMLHKVVNREAPEKNYEVKRPCTTWGKNCIDEA, from the exons ATGGCTACATCCGAGATGAACCTTGAAACACTAGACAATCTAGGAACAATCGAGAATTGCAAATCAAAACCAACCAAACACAAAAACTGGCTATTAATCTGTATTAATTGTGCCATAGttttttgtggtgtaataggaagTCCTCTCTTACTGAGACTATACTTTCTTCATGGTGGCAATCGTAAATGGCTTAGCAGTTGGATTCAAACAGCTGGTTTTCCAGTTCTCATACTTCCTCTCATTTTTCTCTACATTCGGTCTGAATTGTTAGCAACACGAAACAATGATCACGTTTCGCCTTTCTTAATGGAACCACGTTTGTTCCTTTCTAGTGCTGCAATCGGATTTCTGTACGGTGTTGTTAATTTCATGTATGCCTTGGGGTTATCTTATATTCCTGTATCAACTTCATCTATTCTTTGTGCAACACAACTGTGTTTTAGTGCCTTCTTTGCATGGTTGATTGTGAAACAAAAATTTACAGCATTTATTATAAATGCAATAGTTATAATGACGCTTGGATCGGTGTTACTGGGTATTAACAGCGACGGTGATCGACCAGTTGGGGTATCAAAATCTCAGTACTTGATAGGATTTCTTATGACGTTGGGTTCTGCTGCTTTAAGTGGCCTTATCATGCCTCTGATTGAGCTTGCTTTCAGTAAAGCAACCAGAAGTATTACTTATTCTACGTTGTTGCAGTTCCAAATCACTCTTGCGATATCTGCAAATGCCTTGAACATCATCGGGATGCTAATAAACAAGGACTTTCAG GCTATACATAGAGAAGCAAATGAGTACGAACTTGGGAAGACCAAGTACTATATCATACTGTTCTTCACAGCATTTACATTTCAACtgatgactatgggagtcctTGGCGTGATTCTATGCACGAGTGCTCTTTTTAATGGTATATTCACATCAGCCCTCATCCCATTCACACAAGTTGCAGCCGTCATATTTTACCACGAGCAGTTCACAGGTTTAAAAGGAATGACATTGGCGTTATGTCTCTGGGGTTTTTGTTCTTACTTCTATGGAGAATACAAGATGCTGCATAAGGTTGTCAATAGAGAAGCTCCTGAGAAAAATTATGAAGTAAAACGGCCGTGTACTACTTGGGGTAAAAACTGTATAGATGAAGCATAA
- the LOC113354133 gene encoding uncharacterized protein LOC113354133 codes for MEIPEKLMKLKYYIIFSSLISLLFLSLVLLAPRFLTIVSYFWPLFVSTALFLFTVVFFAKVSPLSTSSENEDDQSLLSCAEKAGEGLLDYVAAPQVCLETIDDFDDDDDTEDEEEEEDELNETDQTPVEDSKSSEKSDHIKLESVAQGSETEVKSN; via the coding sequence atggaaatCCCAGAGAAATTAATGAAGTTGAAGTATTACATCATCTTCTCATCCCTAATCTCTCTGTTATTTCTTTCTCTTGTTCTGTTAGCTCCAAGATTTCTCACTATTGTCTCATACTTTTGGCCTCTCTTTGTATCAACTGCTCTTTTTCTCTTTACTGTTGTTTTCTTTGCAAAGGTCTCACCTTTAAGTACCTcttctgaaaatgaagatgatcaGTCTTTATTATCCTGTGCTGAAAAAGCTGGTGAAGGTTTATTAGATTATGTTGCTGCTCCTCAAGTATGTTTAGAAACCatagatgattttgatgatgatgatgatactgaggatgaagaagaagaagaagatgaattaaaCGAAACAGATCAAACCCCAGTTGAAGATTCAAAGTCTAGTGAGAAATCAGATCATATTAAGTTAGAATCAGTAGCTCAAGGAAGTGAAACTGAAGTGAAATCCAATTAA
- the LOC113349467 gene encoding vacuolar-processing enzyme-like, whose product MVKFLFSVIILFFLLSVCSGRNIEEDGVIRLPSEVKEFINGKNIDDDSVGGTRWAVLIAGSSGYWNYRHQADVCHAYQVLKRGGVKEENIVVFMYDDIALNEENPRPGVIINHPKGEDVYAGVPKDYTGRDVTAHNFYSVLLGNKTAVKGGSGKVIDSGPNDHIFIYYSDHGGPGVLGMPTYPYLYADDLVNVLKQKHSLGAYKSLVFYLEACESGSIFEGILPNGLNIYATTASNAEESSWGTYCPGEFPSPPSEYETCLGDLYSVAWMEDSDVHNLRSETLKQQYHLVKERTQNANSAYGSHVMQYGDLEVSKEDLFLYMGTNPANDNNKFIGQNSLPTLSGSVNQREADLIHFWHKYRKAPEGSQRKADAQKQFVEVMAHRMHVDHSIKLIGKLLFGFEKGPQVLEAVRPAGQPLVDDWDCLKTMVRTFETQCGSLSQYGMKHMRSVANICNAGIKKEQMAEAASQACVTIPHGSWSSTHQGFSA is encoded by the exons ATGGTGAAATTCTTGTTTTCAGTGATAATTCTGTTCTTTCTATTATCGGTATGTTCTGGTAGGAATATTGAAGAAGATGGTGTAATTAGATTACCTTCTGAAGTCAAAGAATTTATTAATGGTAAAAACATCGATGATGATTCTGTCGGTGGAACTAGATGGGCTGTTTTAATTGCTGGTTCTAGTGGGTATTGGAATTACAGACATCAG GCGGATGTCTGTCATGCTTATCAAGTCCTGAAAAGAGGTGGAGTAAAAGAGGAAAACATTGTTGTTTTTATGTATGATGACATCGCGCTCAACGAGGAAAACCCTAGGCCTGGTGTCATTATTAACCACCCTAAAGGTGAAGACGTTTATGCTGGAGTGCCGAAG GATTATACAGGGCGCGATGTTACTGCTCACAACTTTTACTCAGTTCTCCTTGGAAATAAAACTGCTGTTAAAGGGGGTAGTGGCAAGGTTATTGATAGTGGTCCGAACGATCACATCTTTATCTATTACAGTGATCATGGTGGTCCTGGGGTGCTTG GGATGCCAACCTATCCTTACCTTTACGCAGATGATCTGGTTAATGTATTGAAGCAAAAGCATTCATTAGGAGCATATAAAAGCTTG GTGTTCTATCTCGAAGCTTGTGAATCTGGAAGTATTTTTGAGGGTATTCTTCCTAATGGGTTAAATATTTATGCAACCACAGCATCAAATGCAGAAGAGAGCAGCTGGGGAACCTACTGTCCTGGAGAGTTCCCTAGTCCTCCTTCAGAATATGAGACCTGTCTGGGAGATTTGTACAGTGTTGCTTGGATGGAAGACAG TGACGTACATAATTTGCGAAGTGAAACTCTGAAGCAGCAATATCATCTG GTTAAAGAAAGGACTCAAAATGCAAATTCTGCCTATGGGTCCCACGTAATGCAGTATGGAGACCTCGAAGTTAGCAAGGAAGATCTGTTTCTATACATGGGTACCAATCCGGCAAATGATAACAATAAGTTCATTGGACAGAACTCATTGCCTACACTTTCAGGGTCTGTTAACCAACGGGAAGCAGATCTCATTCATTTCTGGCACAAG TACCGAAAAGCCCCTGAAGGTTCTCAGAGGAAAGCTGACGCACAAAAGCAGTTTGTAGAGGTAATGGCTCACCGAATGCACGTCGACCACAGCATTAAACTCATTGGAAAGCTTCTATTTGGGTTTGAAAAAGGTCCTCAAGTACTTGAAGCTGTTCGTCCTGCTGGACAGCCCCTTGTAGATGACTGGGACTGTCTTAAGACCATG GTGAGGACCTTTGAGACCCAGTGTGGGTCTCTGTCACAGTACGGAATGAAACATATGAGATCTGTAGCAAACATTTGCAATGCAGGAATTAAGAAAGAACAGATGGCTGAGGCCGCATCTCAAGCTTGTGTTACCATTCCTCATGGCTCATGGAGCTCAACTCACCAGGGTTTCAGCGCGTAA